The following nucleotide sequence is from Bacteroidota bacterium.
TAGAATAAATATATCCAATGTTATTTAAAGAACTGGCAATACCGAATTTATCCCCCAATTCTTCCCTTATTTTTAATGAGGACAGGTAATTTTTAAGCGCCTCGGGGTAATTGCCCTGATAAGTATAAATAAGTCCGATGTTATTTAAAGAAACGGCAATACCTTTTTGCACCCCCCTTTGGTTTTCCCCCTTTGCAAAAAAGGAGGATATTTTAGCAAGATTTATAGCATCATTAGCGTATTTCAGAGCGTTTTCATAATCGCTTGCATTAATTAATTTCCTACTAATATCATTATTCAGCTTAACACTGGTGGTATCCATTTTCTCATTTGACAGCAGGATTTTAAGGGAGTCAATGGCGGCATTCTGTGCAAAAGTTTGCACAGAAAAAAACAAAAAAATAAGCAACAAAAGTTTTTTCACTAAGGAAGAATTTATCGTAAATATATTAATTCTGATCTTGCATAGGTTTGTTTTATGACATTTTTAGCGTTCACAAAACAGCAATTGGGCAATTTCACGGAGGAAGGCGATGAATCGAAAACCTGCTTCACAAAGGAATTAATCAGGCAAAAACTTATCAAACCTTTACAAATCAAGTGATTTAGACTTAAAAGCCCGTTTACTGCGTTCGATATTTGCGGAAAAGTTTGTTTGTAATGGAAAGAATAATTATTACATATGAAATGTCGAACTCTCAGAATCAGTGAGTTCCTTCTTCGGATTCTCTTGATTAACAAAGGTTATGGGAAAATAAAAGCGGGACAACTTTCCAAAAATCTGGACTTGTCCCGCTGGGTGGAGCCGGAGAGATTCACCGATAAAATATATTTAATTGATATTCAATTTATTGTATTTGATGAATAGGTGATAGGTGAAACAATGGTGAAACATTTTTACTTAGCTTTGTGGTTTACTAATTCTTCATCACTTTCATTCTTTTTAACTCTCCATTTTGGTTTACTTCAATAAAATAGAATCCTGGAGCATATGAACTCATTTTTTGTATTGTAACCTAACTTTTTCATCCAGCGGAGCAACTGGCCATGCTCCTGCTTTTCGCCTGTATATTTCTCCCAAATTGCCTGTTTGATTAGTTGGTTTGCAAACAGCTCTTTTATAATTTCATGTTTCTCCGACTCGCTGAAAAGTCGATTCGATTTTTGAATGATTTTTTTGTTCATTTTACATTTTTTTAGTGTAAACCTATTTCAGAACAAGAACTCTGTTCTTTAAAAGTTATAGGATAGTTAACAGATGGGTTTTTACTAAAAAAACTGATATAAAGGGTGGTTTTTTATTTAATTTAAAGCACTCGTTTCTTGTGAATTTGCACCATTTGCTATTATTTTTAATCTAAATTATCTAGAAAAGAAATTTTTTCGATTGGCCAGGAATTTAACCTGGAATGGGAAGAAGAGTTTTCGAACCATTTTATGCCGTTTCCGGTTTTGAGGATCCAAAACTTCCGGTTATTACAACACAAGGTCATTTTAATCTTTAAAGATGGGCTTAATACCTTACTGGGTAAAAGATGGGGAAATTGGTAGCATTTACAAGCCCTAGATACTTGTCATTGGTGATACAGTTGATTCCAACCATATTTTCAAGGAGCTGTAAAATTCGGTCGGTTTTGTGTAATTCCATTGAATGGAATTTATGAATGGCAACACCATGGCAACGGAAATAAATATCCCCATTAAATATATATCCAAAGGATGGTTCTTAATTTTTGTTGCAGGATTGTATGAAATGTATCAGTAGGACTTAATATACGCACTGTCTATTTTGCTTTCCCACTGGCCAAAACACGGAAAAATATCTGGTTAAAAAACCAACAAACTTTCTTACAAAGATTACTGATGGATAAGCTTTTTAATTTCACTGTAATTTTCTCCACTTACCTTTATTACATAAACTCCTTTTGCATTTTTTGTAAAATCTATTTCAAATTGAGAATAGTCCGTATTAGGTTTATATTCGCAAATAAAGTTTCCAAGTAGGTTGTAAATTCGAATTGTATGAATATTAGAAGCTTGAATTGTGAATTTACCACTTGTAGGATTAGGAAATAAATTAAAAACAGGTTTCTTAATTAAAACATTGGCTTCTTCTAAGGACTCATCCTTGTTTTCGAGGGGTTTTATAGAACCTGATATTTTTGAATTTTCTACATTTTTTGCCAATAATTTTACACTTATTCTCTTACTTTCTTGATCATCTTCATTCTTAACTCTATTTGAGGAAGAAAGTTGATTTTGACAATAATTTAAGTTCTCCGCAAAATCATTTAATTCAATATTTCCATCAATCAAGTCTTGCTCCTTACTTACAATACATATCCAATTGTCAAGTTCTGCAAAATTACTTGAATCAGCAATCAAATAATTTTCATAAAAAAGAGCCAATGCATCTGTTCTTTTATCAGCCAATACAAGAGTCTTAGCCTTATCTACCTTGACTGAATATTGAGTGTTAAAATCTGATTCAAGAATAGCCTTATTAATCTTATTATTTTGAATTGAAATGAGACTCTCAATTTGTGAATTCATTTGAGAACCTGAATTGGTTATCAATCCCTCTGAATAGGCTTTTCCAACAGAATAATGCAGATATTGATAAGAAAGCCCAATTACTTTTTTAGCAAGAGGCGTTGGTTGAGCAACATTTACTAATAATACATCCTTAAATTCATTTATTGCAGAAATAAAATCATTTTGATCAAGTTTATTTAAACCTCTTTCAAATTTCTTAAATATTGAGTTGGGGCCTCCCTGATTTGCTTCCGCAATTTCCATTGCTTTATAAAAAAAAGCAGGGCGAATACGAGGTCTTCCAATAGCAGGACATGATGCACTTCCTGGATTATTGTCAATAATAGTTACATTAGTATTAATACAAATAGGAGAGCGGACATGATAATCAACACCATTTACAGGGCTACTATTAAAAGAATTCCATTTATTAAAAGTAGCTGAAATTGAACTAGGACATGAATCAAAATTAAAATGTCCCTTAATAGCCATGCCCTGAGAGCTTTTTGGTCTAAGGTCGTTTCGACCATCCTCAAGAAATAATTCATTTGCAGCACCTGCTGTAATTACTTTTCCAACACTATTACCATTGTCTTCTGAAATAAATAATTCTCCTCCATAAATTGAAGTATGACCGGACACTATAGACTTCCCAGACGAAGGAGAAAGTGAGGGACTCATATTAATAGATGCTTTATCTGCTAAATAAATACCTTTACTGAAATTATTATTTGCAGAATTAATATTGCTGCAATTTACACTCAATAATGCATTACCATAAAATGCAATTCCTTTATCCGTTGAGTTTGATACTGAAGAATAATTTATGTTCAAATCTGCTGTAGGCCCTCCAATATAATTAATACCAATTGGACTATTTTGTACACTACTGTTTTTAAAATCAGAAGATATTGTCATTCCTTCAGCTGACCATCCTCGGACAGAATTATTGGAAAACTGAACAAATTCTAAATCTGCCCCCTGCCCTACTGTTACAAGTCCAATTTCATTATTGCGAAAAATACAATTTCTTATATTAATCTTTTCTGCATAATTAGAATGGGTGTTTTTAGCTAACACAGAATACATTCCATATTGACCGTATTCAAAAATAACATTACTGATATTGTGATCCAAATCGACAGATGCATGTAGACCATAATGGTAATTTTTTGCGCCTGTTGTAGAAGTAAACTTTGCATTGTTTAAATTCAAAATTGAATTTGATACTATTTTTGCCCCCTCCCCTAAGTGAACTGAAGCATTTTTAATTGTCAAAGGAAACCCTTTAGAAAGATAAGGGTGACTATGTTGTAATATCATTTTAAGCGAACCTTCCAAAACTTCTATTTTTTTATTGTTTTGTCCACTACCATTTACAATAAATCTTGATCCGATTCCACCAATAATCATATTATCTTGATCACAAATGAATCGCATGAATCCTTCGCCTGTAAAAGTAAAATCTGTATTTGCAGCCACAAATAGTTTCCCTTTATTAATTTCTAGTATAGAATTCGCATAAGCCAACTGGATACTACTGTTTGCATAATGCATTTCACTCTCACTTCCTTCAATAAGTATTTTGCCAAAATCACTTACAATAATTTGAGCACCCTCCTCTATTATCAACTTGCTTCCTTCCCTTACTATAAATGAAGCACCGCCACCAATCAATAACTTACTACCACTTTTAAAAGTAAAAGTAGATTCTTCTTTAATTTCAAGAATTGAATTGTTTTTTAATTCTATAAATGCCCCTGATTGTACTGTTAAAGTAGTAGGATTAAAAAAATCACCGTTAGTATTGAGTGTATTTCGATTTGGTGTTTCAGTTTTATTAAGAGTAAGGTGTTTATTAGCGTTAACAATTAATGAAGGTGAGAATTGGTCAGGATTAGGAGGCAGTATAATTTCGCCACACCATCTAGTATTTTCATTGATATTAAAATCATCATATTTTATCTCAACAGTTATTGAATTATCCTGAAAAGTTTTAGAGACAATCCTTACAGAAAGTCCATGTAGGTATATTGGCGAAAGTTTTCTTGTATTTAAATCATAGGTTTGTAAATTGATTATTGCAGGGTTGGAACTAATGCTTGCTTTTCTTCCCACTGGAAATGCTATATCTGGAAGAAAAGGTCCATAAACTTTATTTCCACCTTCAACCAAAACTCCAAACTGTTCAGAAGTTACTGTTGCTGG
It contains:
- a CDS encoding T9SS type A sorting domain-containing protein, whose protein sequence is MTKRTLLLILVLIGINYSLFAQLHDQCHTDETMMGADNDPSRANYSPNGKVHTPKGHLHGLMIFVNFTGDTINDNGWTDNIPDWANQNDNEMFNSTIANIGNKINVSSFFKAMSNPANPFLFTADVFPEQIIVNRGSELNINSSVFQYLSTNYPNYNWGKYDNRKNKNSFSIDNSSSSPDNILDYVILVYKGGGGYQGKAEIVSNSSTPHTLSTNFGGVNKTYIIGSGFTAINSNNTNFRNFFYHEFGHTLYDAPHTYGPNGVVGNKFYSSNGWGMMNGANAFHTANAWERWYLGWLELTTGPSQIISDINSPADLLPTNGFFILRDFVTTGDVVRVKIPYTQNQYLWIENRTGATVYDNRDGWAHDGVEDPLPNPARGIVMFIENVAGERSKTSVFTSGANGLKVLNGSGHFDYTHSALPTLPEFWWGKTHVYDFNKTSPNPFGPHHNGSNIRSDFYTRVNTIRDFTSNDGIIEVNLNPNNPATVTSEQFGVLVEGGNKVYGPFLPDIAFPVGRKASISSNPAIINLQTYDLNTRKLSPIYLHGLSVRIVSKTFQDNSITVEIKYDDFNINENTRWCGEIILPPNPDQFSPSLIVNANKHLTLNKTETPNRNTLNTNGDFFNPTTLTVQSGAFIELKNNSILEIKEESTFTFKSGSKLLIGGGASFIVREGSKLIIEEGAQIIVSDFGKILIEGSESEMHYANSSIQLAYANSILEINKGKLFVAANTDFTFTGEGFMRFICDQDNMIIGGIGSRFIVNGSGQNNKKIEVLEGSLKMILQHSHPYLSKGFPLTIKNASVHLGEGAKIVSNSILNLNNAKFTSTTGAKNYHYGLHASVDLDHNISNVIFEYGQYGMYSVLAKNTHSNYAEKINIRNCIFRNNEIGLVTVGQGADLEFVQFSNNSVRGWSAEGMTISSDFKNSSVQNSPIGINYIGGPTADLNINYSSVSNSTDKGIAFYGNALLSVNCSNINSANNNFSKGIYLADKASINMSPSLSPSSGKSIVSGHTSIYGGELFISEDNGNSVGKVITAGAANELFLEDGRNDLRPKSSQGMAIKGHFNFDSCPSSISATFNKWNSFNSSPVNGVDYHVRSPICINTNVTIIDNNPGSASCPAIGRPRIRPAFFYKAMEIAEANQGGPNSIFKKFERGLNKLDQNDFISAINEFKDVLLVNVAQPTPLAKKVIGLSYQYLHYSVGKAYSEGLITNSGSQMNSQIESLISIQNNKINKAILESDFNTQYSVKVDKAKTLVLADKRTDALALFYENYLIADSSNFAELDNWICIVSKEQDLIDGNIELNDFAENLNYCQNQLSSSNRVKNEDDQESKRISVKLLAKNVENSKISGSIKPLENKDESLEEANVLIKKPVFNLFPNPTSGKFTIQASNIHTIRIYNLLGNFICEYKPNTDYSQFEIDFTKNAKGVYVIKVSGENYSEIKKLIHQ